One window from the genome of Mucilaginibacter ginsenosidivorans encodes:
- a CDS encoding sodium:solute symporter produces MSASLILFIILAYFALLMLIARLTSRHNKANSFFDGDRSSPWFLVAFGMIGSGISAVSLVSIPGNVGNNNLYYFQFILGTIVGYLFIAFVLMPIYYKLKLVSIYTYLNIRFGNVTYKTGSLFFLVSQSFGAALRLLLSVKILQYAFFDGLHVPYFLTIIIVLMLIWLYTNKSGIKTIVWTDALQSLFLITVMIVSIITIKSSLGLSFAGMIAAIVHHPYAKLFDWDAHSGSNFFKQFISGVLITVALVGLDQSMMQKTLTINNVSGAKRNVLTFSFFIAGAQTLFLGLGVLLYLFAERHGIHLSAKNGQFMDTDGLYPFLTLNYFGKIGAVAFFIGVVASTFASIDACIAALTTAFSYDFMNIESKSPTDKNKIKNAVLLGVNGAMFIIVMAFWSSEGAIINTIFKIAGYTYGPILGIYLTGLFSDIRLKEKWVPLACIGAATITLFLNLLFMAQFQFDLGFMNILVNALLTILFLTVIKRKTNAA; encoded by the coding sequence ATGAGTGCGTCATTGATCCTTTTTATCATCCTGGCCTATTTCGCACTGTTGATGCTTATTGCACGGCTAACATCAAGGCATAATAAGGCTAACAGCTTTTTTGATGGCGACAGGTCATCTCCCTGGTTCCTGGTAGCATTCGGAATGATAGGATCGGGCATTTCGGCAGTTTCACTCGTCTCCATTCCGGGCAATGTCGGCAATAATAACCTGTATTATTTCCAGTTTATCCTGGGTACCATTGTGGGCTACCTTTTTATTGCATTCGTACTAATGCCTATTTATTATAAGCTTAAACTGGTATCTATTTATACTTACCTCAATATCCGTTTTGGCAACGTCACTTATAAAACCGGCTCCCTGTTCTTCCTGGTGTCACAGTCGTTTGGGGCTGCGTTGCGATTGCTTTTGTCCGTTAAAATTTTACAGTATGCTTTTTTTGATGGATTGCATGTCCCCTATTTTTTAACCATAATTATTGTATTGATGCTTATTTGGTTGTACACCAACAAATCGGGCATCAAAACCATAGTCTGGACGGATGCCCTGCAGTCGCTATTTTTAATTACCGTAATGATAGTTTCAATCATCACTATCAAAAGCTCGCTTGGCCTGTCCTTTGCAGGCATGATTGCCGCAATCGTTCATCATCCCTATGCAAAGTTATTTGACTGGGACGCCCATTCGGGCTCGAATTTTTTTAAGCAGTTTATTTCGGGGGTTCTGATCACTGTAGCGCTGGTTGGGCTTGACCAGAGCATGATGCAAAAAACGTTGACCATCAACAATGTCAGCGGAGCTAAAAGAAATGTATTGACTTTTAGTTTCTTTATTGCAGGCGCCCAAACCCTATTTTTGGGCCTTGGGGTTTTACTTTACCTGTTTGCCGAACGCCACGGCATACACCTTAGTGCAAAAAATGGGCAGTTTATGGATACTGACGGTTTGTATCCCTTTCTCACGTTAAATTACTTCGGGAAAATAGGCGCGGTCGCTTTTTTTATTGGTGTTGTGGCATCCACCTTTGCCAGTATAGATGCGTGTATTGCTGCGCTAACAACCGCGTTCAGTTACGATTTCATGAACATCGAAAGTAAATCGCCTACCGATAAAAATAAGATAAAAAATGCTGTGCTGCTTGGGGTCAATGGGGCTATGTTTATAATTGTGATGGCATTTTGGAGCAGCGAGGGGGCAATCATTAATACCATTTTCAAAATAGCCGGGTATACTTACGGACCAATTTTAGGGATATATTTAACCGGCCTGTTTTCGGACATCCGGTTAAAAGAAAAATGGGTTCCTTTGGCCTGCATTGGTGCCGCAACTATAACCTTGTTTTTGAATTTATTATTCATGGCACAGTTTCAATTTGACCTTGGGTTTATGAACATCCTGGTAAATGCTTTGCTTACCATTTTATTTTTGACAGTTATAAAAAGGAAGACCAATGCGGCCTGA
- a CDS encoding GNAT family N-acetyltransferase yields MRPDNIQLTSDPDDFAICAGMMAVSDPWETLGLGYDQCLKAFDGQFKEVFVLKNEAEIMGFVIMQTQGTFKGYIQTICIGAAYRGLGYGTKILEFCEGRILKYSPNIFICVSSFNKDAIRLYTKFGFELVGELKDFVRKGFTELLMRKTVGPIVDYKTGS; encoded by the coding sequence ATGCGGCCTGATAATATACAGCTAACGTCGGACCCGGATGACTTTGCCATTTGCGCCGGTATGATGGCTGTATCCGATCCCTGGGAGACATTGGGTTTGGGTTACGACCAGTGTCTCAAGGCATTTGACGGCCAGTTTAAGGAAGTATTTGTATTAAAAAATGAGGCCGAAATAATGGGCTTTGTCATCATGCAAACGCAGGGAACATTTAAAGGATATATACAAACTATTTGCATCGGTGCCGCTTACAGGGGACTTGGATACGGAACCAAAATTCTTGAATTTTGCGAGGGCCGTATTTTGAAGTATTCGCCCAATATTTTTATCTGCGTCAGTTCGTTCAATAAAGACGCTATAAGGCTTTATACCAAATTTGGGTTTGAATTGGTTGGCGAACTGAAGGATTTTGTCAGAAAGGGGTTTACCGAACTTTTAATGCGAAAGACTGTTGGGCCAATTGTTGATTATAAAACCGGATCATAG
- a CDS encoding serine hydrolase domain-containing protein, with amino-acid sequence MLKIKTVFFFITLTGLTCVSNFTNAQMAGNPGITLIHQIDSIIQSQVNDNKIPGAVIEVKKGDEVIYKQAYGYAQKLDYELRPLAQPEQMTTEHLFDIASLTKMVGTTTSMMLLVDKGLVHIDDPVSKYVKAFGTPDKAAITIRNLLTHTAGIYEWYPMYYRAHNKQETFKLIGELPLAFPVGEGRHYSDLGFTVLGEIIEKVSGLPLDQFEEQNIFIPLGMRHTMFNPLKKNQHYKIAATSPGNPYEKRMVYDPALGFQFKEIKHNQWNGWRHYVVKGEVSDGNAWYAEKGVAGAAGLFSTVDDLQKMVDMLMNKGMVDGKQFISENTISTFLTKDKFKNGLGWMMDPENSFMKDAPEGSFGHTGFTGTSIAVVPSKKISVILLINREQMGLIDGKQYYNVNPIRAAVFKAVMKYTE; translated from the coding sequence ATGCTAAAAATTAAAACAGTTTTCTTTTTTATCACCCTTACAGGTTTAACCTGTGTTTCAAATTTTACTAACGCCCAGATGGCCGGTAATCCCGGGATTACACTCATTCATCAGATCGACAGCATTATCCAAAGCCAGGTAAATGATAACAAAATTCCCGGTGCGGTTATCGAAGTTAAAAAGGGGGACGAAGTGATCTATAAACAAGCTTACGGCTATGCCCAAAAGCTTGATTACGAGCTTCGGCCGCTGGCACAGCCGGAACAAATGACCACGGAGCATCTTTTTGACATCGCGTCGCTTACCAAAATGGTGGGCACAACAACCTCGATGATGTTATTGGTCGACAAGGGGCTGGTACATATTGACGACCCGGTAAGCAAATATGTAAAAGCATTCGGCACGCCAGACAAGGCGGCTATTACTATTCGCAACCTGCTTACGCACACCGCCGGGATTTACGAATGGTACCCGATGTATTACAGGGCCCACAACAAACAGGAAACCTTTAAGCTGATAGGCGAGCTACCGCTTGCCTTTCCCGTTGGCGAAGGGCGCCATTATAGCGACTTGGGTTTTACCGTGCTTGGCGAGATCATTGAAAAAGTTTCCGGTTTGCCGCTCGACCAGTTTGAAGAACAAAATATTTTTATCCCGCTGGGGATGAGACACACCATGTTTAACCCGCTCAAAAAAAACCAGCACTATAAAATAGCCGCAACTTCGCCCGGTAACCCTTACGAGAAAAGAATGGTTTACGACCCGGCACTAGGCTTTCAGTTTAAGGAAATTAAGCATAACCAGTGGAACGGTTGGCGCCATTACGTGGTAAAGGGCGAGGTAAGCGATGGCAACGCCTGGTATGCAGAAAAGGGTGTAGCCGGGGCAGCGGGGTTGTTTTCAACTGTGGACGACCTGCAAAAAATGGTAGATATGCTGATGAACAAGGGAATGGTTGATGGTAAGCAATTCATCAGCGAAAACACTATCAGCACCTTTCTGACCAAAGACAAGTTTAAGAACGGCCTGGGATGGATGATGGACCCCGAAAATTCGTTTATGAAAGACGCCCCCGAAGGCAGCTTCGGCCACACTGGGTTCACCGGTACAAGCATAGCGGTGGTACCATCCAAAAAAATATCAGTTATATTACTGATCAACCGCGAGCAGATGGGACTCATCGACGGAAAGCAATACTACAATGTAAACCCCATCCGTGCGGCGGTGTTTAAAGCTGTTATGAAGTATACCGAATAG
- a CDS encoding NAD(P)/FAD-dependent oxidoreductase, which yields MSKPHILILGCNFAGLTTARYIHARVKDKATITIIDRKSLLTFVPNIPLQVLANVNPALDLQFKYMSFLERDGSEFIQAEVITIDADTNTVVYQPNERPGHPVREISYDYLVIALGNRLAYDMIDGFNEYGHSVTDVFLGNRLRNYLHKDYKGGPIVITSDIFHQGKSDKLPAGLPVALTACEGPPVELSFSIAHWLEKNKKGNASTIFLSTPAKVIAEDAGETILNQLLPMMQGMGYNYKANTLGIKKVYDNGIEFNDGTTQEAELAILFPDWQAHSFLKNLPFTDDQGFVVTDLYMRNPDYPNIFAVGDAASITVPKIGSLGHMEAEVLADTLGQELGAFDGEVKPVEFEILCMGDMGGIKGFYMRTNEWWGGKESHLEMGITPHALKMGFKQMYYTLGGKIPHWGLPVSELVGDNTII from the coding sequence ATGTCGAAACCGCATATTTTAATCCTCGGCTGCAATTTTGCCGGACTTACTACTGCAAGATATATCCACGCCAGGGTAAAGGATAAAGCGACGATCACCATCATCGACCGTAAATCGCTGCTTACTTTTGTGCCAAATATTCCGCTCCAGGTCTTGGCGAACGTCAATCCGGCATTGGACCTGCAATTTAAGTATATGTCGTTTTTGGAGCGTGACGGAAGTGAATTTATACAGGCGGAAGTTATCACCATCGACGCGGATACCAACACCGTAGTTTATCAGCCAAACGAGCGTCCGGGCCACCCTGTCCGCGAGATCAGTTACGATTACCTGGTAATTGCATTGGGCAACCGGCTGGCTTATGATATGATAGATGGTTTCAATGAATACGGCCATAGCGTGACGGATGTTTTCCTGGGTAACCGTTTGAGAAACTATTTGCATAAGGATTACAAAGGCGGACCTATCGTGATTACTTCTGACATTTTTCACCAGGGCAAAAGCGATAAATTACCGGCTGGTTTGCCGGTGGCCCTTACTGCTTGCGAAGGTCCACCTGTTGAGTTATCATTTTCCATAGCCCACTGGCTCGAAAAAAACAAAAAAGGGAATGCGTCCACTATTTTCCTGTCGACACCGGCAAAAGTGATCGCTGAAGATGCAGGCGAAACCATTTTGAATCAATTATTACCAATGATGCAGGGAATGGGCTATAATTACAAGGCAAATACGCTGGGGATAAAAAAGGTTTATGATAATGGGATCGAATTTAATGATGGTACAACCCAGGAAGCTGAACTTGCTATTCTTTTCCCCGACTGGCAGGCACATTCGTTTTTGAAAAACTTACCATTTACCGACGATCAGGGCTTTGTGGTGACCGACCTGTATATGCGCAACCCCGACTATCCCAATATATTTGCGGTGGGCGACGCTGCCTCAATAACAGTACCCAAAATAGGGTCATTGGGCCACATGGAAGCGGAAGTGTTAGCCGATACACTGGGCCAGGAACTGGGTGCATTTGATGGAGAAGTAAAGCCGGTAGAATTTGAGATACTATGTATGGGCGATATGGGTGGAATAAAGGGGTTTTATATGCGCACAAATGAATGGTGGGGAGGGAAAGAGAGCCATTTAGAGATGGGTATAACGCCGCACGCTTTGAAAATGGGCTTTAAGCAAATGTATTACACCCTGGGCGGAAAAATACCACATTGGGGCTTACCTGTGAGCGAACTGGTTGGAGATAACACTATTATTTAA
- a CDS encoding M90 family metallopeptidase produces the protein MYILFAFLLIILIGFFLLRKKKNEIESDETNIETYRSLLNDRVDYYQKLNEQEKLRFEKCVLDFLQYVNIEGVGTTITDSDRVLIASSAIITVFGFGDWKYKNLTNVILYPDTFDNDFSFEGENRNILGMVGSGFMNGQMLLARAALEKGFSSLSGKGNTAIHEFVHLLDKSDGATDGIIENLITREYVIPWLKMMHKEMHRIQTGKSDINPYALTSEAEFLAVAAEYFFEKPEQLKHKHPEIYEQLCNLFRQDPA, from the coding sequence ATGTATATTTTATTTGCTTTTCTGTTAATTATTTTGATCGGATTTTTTCTTCTTCGTAAAAAGAAGAATGAAATAGAGTCCGACGAAACGAATATTGAAACTTATCGGTCATTACTTAATGATCGTGTCGACTATTACCAAAAGCTGAATGAGCAAGAAAAGCTAAGATTTGAAAAATGTGTTCTCGATTTTTTGCAGTATGTTAATATTGAAGGAGTGGGAACAACGATAACCGACAGTGACCGTGTTTTGATAGCGTCGAGTGCAATAATAACCGTTTTTGGTTTTGGAGATTGGAAATATAAAAATCTGACTAATGTGATCTTATATCCCGACACCTTTGACAACGATTTCAGCTTTGAGGGTGAAAATCGGAATATATTAGGAATGGTTGGTTCGGGCTTCATGAATGGGCAAATGCTCCTGGCGCGCGCGGCGCTCGAAAAAGGTTTTTCCAGCTTGTCAGGAAAAGGAAATACCGCTATCCACGAATTTGTTCATCTGCTTGATAAATCGGACGGTGCAACCGACGGCATTATTGAAAATTTAATAACGCGGGAATATGTGATACCCTGGCTTAAAATGATGCACAAAGAAATGCACCGTATCCAGACCGGGAAATCTGATATTAATCCTTACGCACTAACCAGCGAGGCGGAATTTTTGGCGGTTGCAGCAGAGTACTTCTTTGAAAAGCCCGAACAGCTTAAGCATAAACATCCTGAAATTTATGAGCAACTCTGCAATTTGTTCAGGCAAGACCCTGCTTGA
- a CDS encoding TIGR00341 family protein gives MRHLFLVIKRFLGIHFNLQKGKADESVIVDNIRNNTEFTGVNLWALIFAIFIASIGLNVNSTAVIIGAMLISPIMGPVMGIGLGVGINELPLVKKGAKNLLIATVIGILASTIYFLISPLHDAKSELLARTSPSIWDVFIAFFGGGAGMVAASRTEKSNVIPGVAIATALMPPLCTAGFGLATGNWLYFFGAIYLYFINSVFIAIATYLVSRYLKMKRHQFDDTENKKKATTYIVIIVVITIIPSVFMAYRIVQKSFFETSAQKFVDEQFVYPNTQVVSKIYQYKGKEKFIEVLLIGNQLNTKTIDSLKGNLKKYGLEGVRLIVRQGLDARHQVDLSQIKASILEDVFNNMPKPDTVKKPIAAAVKIDSVVFKELKVLYPGIKSFGTNQTIVQNADTTRRDTVTMAVMAFKKRVSKADEHKLQEWLRTRYQSASLKLVVQ, from the coding sequence ATGAGGCATCTATTTTTAGTTATCAAACGGTTTTTAGGCATTCACTTTAATCTTCAAAAAGGTAAGGCGGACGAATCGGTCATCGTAGATAATATACGGAACAACACCGAGTTTACAGGTGTTAATTTGTGGGCGTTGATCTTTGCCATCTTTATCGCAAGCATAGGGCTCAATGTCAATTCGACCGCGGTAATAATAGGTGCCATGCTGATCTCTCCCATCATGGGTCCTGTAATGGGAATAGGGTTGGGTGTGGGTATTAACGAACTTCCGTTAGTTAAAAAGGGGGCCAAAAACCTACTGATAGCAACGGTTATCGGCATACTTGCTTCCACTATCTATTTTTTGATAAGCCCTCTTCACGATGCCAAATCGGAACTACTCGCCCGGACATCCCCATCGATATGGGATGTTTTCATTGCTTTTTTTGGCGGGGGCGCCGGCATGGTGGCTGCTTCGCGTACCGAAAAAAGCAACGTTATACCCGGAGTGGCCATAGCAACCGCCTTAATGCCACCGTTGTGTACAGCGGGGTTTGGCCTGGCAACCGGTAACTGGCTTTACTTTTTTGGCGCCATTTACCTCTACTTTATCAACAGTGTATTTATTGCAATAGCCACTTACCTGGTATCAAGGTATTTAAAAATGAAACGCCACCAGTTCGACGATACCGAGAATAAAAAAAAGGCTACTACCTATATCGTCATCATCGTTGTAATAACCATTATACCGAGCGTTTTCATGGCTTACCGCATTGTTCAGAAAAGCTTTTTTGAAACCAGCGCACAAAAATTTGTCGACGAGCAATTTGTTTATCCAAACACACAGGTTGTATCAAAAATATACCAGTACAAAGGCAAAGAGAAATTCATCGAAGTGCTTTTGATAGGCAACCAGTTGAATACAAAAACCATTGATTCGCTGAAAGGGAACTTAAAGAAATACGGCCTGGAGGGCGTCCGATTGATAGTGAGGCAGGGTTTGGATGCGCGGCACCAGGTCGATCTTTCACAGATCAAAGCAAGCATTCTCGAAGACGTTTTTAATAATATGCCGAAGCCTGATACAGTAAAAAAACCGATTGCGGCAGCTGTTAAAATTGACTCGGTTGTATTTAAAGAATTAAAAGTTTTATATCCGGGAATAAAATCTTTTGGAACAAATCAAACCATCGTTCAGAATGCCGACACTACCCGGCGTGATACGGTTACTATGGCCGTTATGGCTTTCAAAAAACGGGTCAGCAAAGCAGATGAACACAAATTACAAGAATGGCTCAGGACAAGGTATCAATCCGCTTCGCTTAAGCTGGTTGTTCAATAA
- a CDS encoding MFS transporter produces the protein MHQTDTAKNPVGRILIASLIGTMIEYFDFYIYATAAVLVFPKLFFPTGNPTSATLESLGTFALAFFARPLGAALFGHFGDRKGRKATLVAALMTMGPSTVAIGLLPGYGSIGMAAPILLSLFRFGQGLGLGGEWGGAVLLATENAPPGKKAWYGMFPQLGAPLGFLLSSATFFTLSNTMSDQDFLSFGWRIPFIASAILVGVGLYVRLKISETPDFVKIIEKNARVKLPVADVFKKHTRAIILGTLATMTMFLLFYLMTVFTLSWGTSALHYSRTGFLIAQMISVLAFGLGIPISSFLADRYGRGLILLLATATIFLFGLFFSSLFSAGNWPVTAGFLVLGMFLMGLTYGPIGTALAGIFPASVRYTGSSLCFTLAGILGASLTPALATKLATDYGVSYVGYYLSLAAAITFLALLAARRLMKNNDFIQS, from the coding sequence ATGCATCAAACCGATACTGCAAAAAACCCGGTGGGGCGTATACTTATAGCCAGCCTTATCGGGACGATGATCGAATATTTTGATTTCTATATTTATGCTACCGCCGCGGTGCTTGTATTCCCTAAACTTTTTTTCCCGACGGGTAATCCCACATCCGCCACGCTGGAATCGCTCGGTACATTCGCCCTGGCTTTTTTTGCCCGGCCACTGGGCGCAGCATTGTTTGGGCATTTCGGCGATCGTAAGGGTCGCAAGGCCACATTGGTGGCTGCGCTGATGACCATGGGTCCATCCACAGTGGCCATTGGGCTGCTTCCGGGTTATGGTTCTATAGGTATGGCGGCTCCCATCCTGTTATCGCTGTTTCGGTTCGGGCAGGGCCTGGGCCTGGGCGGCGAATGGGGAGGAGCTGTGTTGCTGGCAACTGAAAATGCTCCACCGGGCAAGAAGGCGTGGTACGGAATGTTCCCGCAACTGGGTGCGCCGTTGGGCTTTCTGCTTTCAAGCGCCACTTTTTTCACGCTAAGCAATACGATGAGTGATCAAGACTTTTTAAGTTTCGGCTGGCGAATACCTTTTATTGCCAGCGCAATATTGGTTGGTGTGGGATTGTACGTTCGTTTAAAAATATCTGAGACGCCTGATTTTGTTAAGATAATCGAAAAAAATGCGCGGGTTAAGCTGCCTGTGGCCGATGTATTTAAAAAACATACCCGGGCTATAATATTAGGCACGCTGGCCACCATGACCATGTTCCTGCTTTTTTACCTTATGACGGTGTTTACGCTGAGCTGGGGCACATCGGCCCTGCATTATTCGCGTACCGGTTTCCTTATCGCGCAAATGATCTCGGTACTGGCTTTTGGACTTGGCATCCCTATTTCATCTTTTCTTGCCGACAGGTACGGGCGCGGCCTTATCCTATTGCTGGCAACAGCTACGATATTTCTATTCGGCTTGTTCTTTTCTTCGTTGTTTAGTGCGGGTAACTGGCCGGTCACAGCTGGTTTCCTCGTGCTCGGTATGTTTTTAATGGGGCTCACTTACGGGCCTATCGGCACCGCGCTTGCGGGTATTTTCCCTGCATCGGTACGCTATACCGGCTCATCATTATGCTTTACCCTTGCGGGTATTTTAGGCGCATCGCTTACGCCGGCGCTAGCCACAAAACTGGCGACGGATTACGGTGTAAGCTATGTTGGTTACTATTTGTCGCTGGCGGCGGCCATAACTTTCCTGGCATTGCTGGCGGCCCGGCGGCTAATGAAAAACAACGATTTTATCCAGTCTTAG
- a CDS encoding acyltransferase family protein, with product MRHNSLATKPHYPILDGLRGVASVLVIIFHVFETFTGGNRFIQIINHGYLAVDFFFLLSGFVVAYAYDDRWGKLTQWGFYKRRLIRLQPMVVMGSVIGAALFYFQVSPQAFPLIAGTPVWQVLLLMVVGATLIPVPISMDIRGWQEMHPLDGPAWSLFFEYIANILYAVIVRRFSKPLLSVFISLAALMMIGYLLFGPQGDLIGGWSLNGPGLFVGFTRVLYPFFAGVLLSRIGKLIHLKNAFWWCSLLIIIVLSIPRIGDEHSLWMNGIYDAACVILMFPLIVSIGAGGVLHTKRSERICKFLGDISYPLYITHYPLIYIYTAWVVNNKIPLGTEGMLVGLALVIASILLAYACLKFYDEPIRRWLTKKFGNA from the coding sequence ATGCGTCACAATTCATTGGCTACCAAGCCGCATTACCCTATCCTCGACGGCCTTCGCGGCGTAGCTTCTGTGCTGGTCATTATTTTTCACGTATTTGAAACTTTTACCGGCGGCAACCGCTTTATACAGATCATCAATCATGGCTATCTTGCTGTCGATTTCTTTTTCCTGTTATCTGGTTTCGTCGTAGCCTATGCGTATGATGACCGCTGGGGCAAGTTAACGCAGTGGGGTTTTTATAAACGCCGGCTCATACGCCTGCAGCCAATGGTGGTAATGGGATCGGTTATCGGGGCGGCGCTCTTTTATTTCCAGGTCAGTCCGCAGGCGTTCCCCTTGATAGCCGGCACGCCGGTGTGGCAGGTGTTGTTACTCATGGTAGTTGGTGCCACATTGATACCTGTCCCTATTTCGATGGATATACGCGGGTGGCAGGAAATGCACCCGCTTGACGGACCGGCATGGTCGTTGTTTTTTGAATATATTGCCAACATACTGTACGCTGTTATCGTGCGCCGCTTTTCCAAACCGTTGCTGTCAGTATTTATTTCGCTAGCGGCATTGATGATGATCGGCTACCTGCTTTTCGGGCCGCAAGGTGACCTGATAGGCGGTTGGTCATTGAACGGCCCCGGCCTTTTTGTGGGTTTTACCAGGGTCCTTTATCCCTTCTTTGCAGGGGTTTTGCTTTCACGTATCGGTAAGCTTATTCATTTAAAAAATGCTTTTTGGTGGTGCAGCCTGCTTATTATAATCGTGTTGAGCATACCCCGCATAGGCGACGAGCACTCGCTGTGGATGAACGGTATTTACGACGCAGCGTGCGTAATCCTTATGTTCCCGCTTATCGTTTCAATAGGGGCCGGGGGAGTACTGCATACAAAAAGGTCAGAAAGAATATGCAAGTTCCTCGGCGATATCTCCTACCCGTTATACATTACGCATTACCCGCTTATCTATATTTATACCGCCTGGGTGGTAAATAATAAAATACCGTTGGGGACTGAAGGAATGCTCGTGGGCCTTGCCTTAGTTATTGCAAGCATACTCCTTGCTTATGCCTGTCTTAAATTTTATGATGAACCTATTAGGCGTTGGCTCACCAAAAAGTTCGGCAATGCCTGA
- a CDS encoding HAMP domain-containing sensor histidine kinase — MTIKNKLRAGFGFLFLLAVICCGLSIYYLSRLSADASVILKDNYITLKYARNIGNALDQNETELNKQQIKIIETNLASQQRNITEAGEQQLTDSLSSKYEQLKQAGNDARKQSVLRVQVRQLLFGIMQLNMTAIEHKNAVAKETARSATILVALIGSFLFLVAFSFIINYPGYIANPILELTARIKEISRKNYHQRLEFKSNDEFGELAQAFNTMTYQLNEYENSNLASIMFEKKRIETIINSMHDAIIGLDEKSFIIFVNEVACTLIGISELNLIGRYAPDVALENDLLRNLLVTDQNKMKIYADNRESYYSKEILSVDTRNKVIGKVIILKNITEYQQLDEAKTNFIATVSHELKTPISSIKMSLKLLEDERIGAVNSEQKQLLENIDDDTRRLLQITGELLDLSQVETGKLHLNFGNAHPKNIVDYAVKAVKFTGEQKQVSISVQCDDNLPEVRADLDKTTWVLINLLSNAIKYSHEKSVVDLVVKKVKNDEIEFSVADHGQGIEHQYLSRIFERYFKVPGSKADQTGTGLGLAIAKDFIEAQSGKIGVESDLGEGSRFYFTLKKAE; from the coding sequence ATGACTATAAAAAATAAACTCCGCGCCGGCTTTGGCTTCCTCTTTTTGCTGGCGGTTATTTGCTGCGGATTGTCGATTTACTACCTGAGCCGGCTATCTGCCGACGCAAGCGTTATTTTGAAGGATAACTACATCACCCTGAAATATGCGCGCAACATTGGTAATGCTTTGGATCAGAATGAAACCGAGCTTAACAAACAACAAATAAAGATCATCGAAACAAACCTTGCCAGCCAGCAACGCAATATTACCGAAGCCGGCGAGCAGCAGCTAACAGATTCTCTTAGTTCCAAATATGAGCAACTTAAACAGGCAGGCAACGATGCGAGAAAACAGTCGGTACTGCGGGTACAGGTACGGCAATTACTATTTGGCATCATGCAGCTTAACATGACTGCTATAGAACACAAAAACGCCGTTGCAAAGGAAACAGCACGTAGTGCAACTATATTGGTGGCGCTTATCGGTTCGTTCCTGTTCCTGGTAGCTTTTAGTTTTATAATCAATTACCCCGGCTATATCGCCAACCCTATTCTTGAACTGACAGCGAGGATAAAAGAAATATCCCGTAAAAATTATCACCAGCGCCTCGAATTCAAATCAAACGACGAGTTCGGCGAACTAGCGCAGGCGTTTAACACGATGACCTATCAATTAAACGAATATGAGAACAGCAACCTTGCCAGCATCATGTTCGAAAAGAAGCGCATTGAGACCATCATCAACTCGATGCACGACGCCATTATCGGACTGGATGAAAAATCGTTCATCATATTTGTTAACGAGGTTGCTTGTACCCTGATCGGCATATCTGAATTAAACCTGATAGGCCGCTATGCCCCCGATGTTGCGCTTGAAAACGACCTGCTCCGTAATTTGCTGGTGACGGATCAGAACAAGATGAAGATATATGCCGATAACCGGGAGAGCTATTATTCGAAAGAGATTCTATCGGTTGATACCAGGAATAAAGTGATCGGCAAGGTGATCATTTTGAAGAACATTACCGAATACCAGCAGCTTGATGAGGCTAAAACAAATTTTATCGCTACCGTTTCGCACGAATTAAAGACGCCGATATCGTCCATCAAAATGAGCCTCAAATTACTGGAGGATGAACGGATAGGAGCAGTAAATTCCGAACAAAAGCAATTGCTCGAAAATATTGACGATGACACCCGCCGCTTACTCCAGATCACGGGCGAACTGCTGGATCTATCGCAGGTAGAAACCGGGAAACTGCACCTGAACTTTGGTAATGCACACCCCAAAAATATAGTGGACTATGCCGTAAAGGCGGTAAAGTTCACCGGTGAGCAAAAGCAGGTAAGCATCAGCGTGCAATGTGACGACAACCTGCCCGAAGTACGGGCCGACCTTGATAAAACAACCTGGGTGCTCATCAACCTGCTATCGAATGCTATTAAATATAGCCACGAAAAGTCGGTTGTCGACCTGGTGGTAAAGAAGGTAAAGAATGATGAAATAGAGTTCTCCGTCGCCGATCATGGGCAGGGTATAGAACACCAGTACCTCTCCCGGATATTTGAAAGGTACTTTAAAGTCCCTGGCTCTAAAGCCGATCAAACCGGCACCGGGCTTGGACTCGCGATCGCCAAAGACTTTATTGAGGCGCAATCAGGTAAAATTGGTGTCGAAAGTGACCTGGGCGAAGGCAGCCGGTTTTATTTTACACTGAAGAAAGCCGAATAA